A region from the Natronocella acetinitrilica genome encodes:
- the modB gene encoding molybdate ABC transporter permease subunit, with translation MDWTAFRLSVELAAWTTAILLPIGLLVGRWLAYHRFRGRGFVEALIALPLVLPPTVLGYYLLVSFSRDAPIGQLWLAFTGDGLNFSFAGIVLASVIFNLPFAIQPVQRAFETVPAHVREAAWCCGLSTSRTLTRIELPLIWPGLISAMVLTFVHTIGEFGVVLMVGGAIDGETKTVAIAIYDRVQAFDDEAAGAMSLVLLIASFIAIGLVYGLAGRARGVGVR, from the coding sequence ATGGACTGGACGGCGTTCAGACTCTCAGTGGAGCTCGCGGCCTGGACCACCGCCATCCTGTTACCCATTGGCCTGCTGGTGGGGCGCTGGCTGGCCTATCATCGCTTTCGTGGTCGTGGCTTCGTCGAAGCGCTGATCGCCCTGCCCCTGGTGCTGCCGCCCACCGTCCTCGGCTACTATCTGCTGGTCAGCTTCAGCCGCGACGCTCCCATCGGCCAACTGTGGCTTGCGTTCACCGGCGATGGGTTGAACTTCAGCTTTGCCGGGATCGTGCTGGCATCGGTGATCTTCAATCTCCCTTTCGCAATACAGCCGGTTCAACGGGCATTCGAGACCGTCCCCGCCCATGTACGTGAGGCCGCCTGGTGTTGTGGACTGTCCACCTCCCGCACCCTGACGCGCATCGAACTACCGTTGATCTGGCCGGGCCTCATCTCGGCCATGGTGCTCACCTTCGTCCACACCATTGGCGAATTCGGCGTGGTGCTGATGGTGGGCGGGGCCATCGACGGCGAGACGAAGACCGTGGCCATCGCCATCTACGACCGCGTTCAGGCCTTTGACGACGAGGCTGCCGGCGCCATGTCCCTGGTCCTGCTGATCGCGTCGTTCATCGCAATCGGTCTGGTCT
- the modA gene encoding molybdate ABC transporter substrate-binding protein gives MLKALLRTAILSTTLALPLSMHAQQDRPVIAAASDLQFALSEIAEQFEAETGRSVRLNFGSSGNFRRQIAQGAPYELYLSADETYVHALHEEGHLEDGGILYAIGRIVIVAPRGEDRIVDGSLVRLRSALDDRTLRRFAIANPDHAPYGVAARQALQAAGQWELIEPRLVYGENVSQAARYALSGDTDGGIIAYSLVRGGPLAERATYALIPESAHDPLRQRMALVADAGETARAFYDYLQQEAARAVLADFGFELPDTP, from the coding sequence GTGTTAAAAGCCCTTCTGCGCACCGCAATCCTGAGCACCACGCTGGCACTGCCCTTATCCATGCATGCCCAGCAGGACCGTCCGGTAATCGCTGCCGCTTCGGACCTGCAGTTTGCTTTATCGGAAATTGCCGAACAATTCGAGGCCGAAACAGGCCGCAGCGTCCGGCTTAATTTCGGCTCCAGCGGTAACTTCCGCCGGCAGATCGCCCAGGGTGCTCCCTATGAGTTGTACCTGTCGGCGGACGAGACTTACGTCCATGCTCTGCACGAGGAAGGGCATCTCGAGGATGGCGGCATCCTGTATGCCATCGGCCGCATCGTTATTGTCGCACCCCGAGGAGAGGACAGGATTGTGGATGGCAGCCTGGTCCGCCTGCGCTCCGCCCTGGATGACCGCACGCTGCGGCGCTTCGCCATCGCCAATCCGGACCATGCGCCATACGGCGTTGCGGCCAGACAGGCACTGCAGGCTGCCGGACAGTGGGAGCTGATCGAGCCACGGCTCGTCTATGGAGAGAACGTGTCGCAGGCCGCAAGATACGCGCTTTCCGGTGACACCGATGGAGGCATCATCGCCTACTCCCTGGTGCGCGGTGGGCCATTGGCCGAGCGTGCTACCTACGCCCTGATTCCGGAAAGCGCCCACGATCCCCTGCGGCAGCGCATGGCACTGGTGGCAGATGCCGGTGAGACAGCTCGGGCCTTTTACGACTATCTGCAGCAAGAAGCGGCCCGCGCCGTGCTCGCGGACTTCGGCTTCGAGTTGCCGGACACACCCTGA